From Lysobacter lycopersici:
TAGCATAACGCAATGCCCCCCCACGACCTCGCCAACAGCGGCCATCACGACGTCGTCATCGTCGGCGGCGGGCTGGTCGGCGCCAGCCTCGCGCTGGCGCTGGAGCGCAGCGGCCTCGACGTGGTCATGGTCGAGGCCACGCCGGCCGCGCGCCTGCCGGAAGTGTTCGACCAGCGCAACCTCAGCCTGGCCGAAGCCAGCGTCAACGCGCTCGATGCGCTCGGCGTGTTGCCGGCGCTGCGCGCGCCCAGCGGCGAAATCCGCCGCATCCACGTCAGCCGGAACGGGGACTTCGGTCGCGTGCTGCTGCGCGCCGGAGACTACGGTCGCGAAGCATTCGGCCGGGTCGTGGTCGCCCGCGACCTCGGCGATGCGCTGGAAACGCGACTGCAGGCCTTGCCGAACCTGCAGCGTTATCGGCCTGCGCGTTTCCTCGGCCTCGGCGAATCTGATCCCGGATGGAGGCGCATCCGCATCTCGGATGAATCCGGTGAACGCATGCTTTCCACGCGCCTGCTCGTCGCCGCTGACGGTGCGGACAGCGCAGTGCGCAATGCGCTCGGCATCGGTGCGCAGCGCCACGACTACGGCCAACGATTGTTCGTCGCGCGCCTGCGCAGCGAACGTGCGCCGGACGGCACCGCCTACGAACGCTTCGGCGAGCATGGACCGACCGCGCTGCTGCCGCGCGGGGATCGCCACTACGGCCTGGTGCATGCGGTCGCGGAAGACGAAGCCGGCGAAGTCGCCGCGCTCGACGACGCGGCCTTCCTCGCGCGCGTGCAGCGCGCCTTCGGCTGGCGCGCCGGGCGATTCCTCGAGGTCGGCCCGCGCAGCGCGTATCCGGCGCAACGCATCGTCGCCGATGCGCTGCATGCGCCGCGCGTGGTGCTGGTCGGCAATGCGGCGCAAAGCCTGCATCCGGTCGGCGCGCAGGGCTTCAACCTCGGCCTGCGCGATGCGCTGACGCTGGCGGAGATGCTCGAGGCCGAAGGCATCGAGGCTGCCGGGGACGGTCTGCTCGAACGCTACGCGGCACGCCGGCGCGAGGATCGCGAACGCACGCTCGCCTTCTCCGACGGGCTCGCGCGCTTCACTTCGAACGAAGACCTGTCGGCCCTGCGCGCATTCGGCTGGTTCGCGGTCGACCGTTCGCCTTCGCTGCAGGCGCGTCTGGTCGGCGGCGCGATGGGTTATCGCGGCGACGTACCGGAACTGTGCCGGGGTCGCGCATGAAGCGCGGCATGCGCGACGCGGTGGTGGTCGGCGGCGGCGTGGTCGGCGCCGCCTGCGCGCTGGCGCTGGCCAAACTCGGCCTCGATGTCGCACTGGTCGAAGCACGCGAACCGTCGCGTTGGGACGCTTCGCAACGCGACCTGCGCGTGTATGCGTTCGCGCCGGACAACGCCGCGTTGCTTGATGCGCTCGGCATCTGGAAGTCGATTCGCGAATCGCGCATCGAACCTTACCGGCGCATGCGGGTGTGGGATGCCGCGGGCGGCGGCGAACTCGACATCGATGCCGATGCGCTGGGTCGGCGCGAACTCGGCTGGATCGTCGAATACGGCCTGCTCGTCGACACGTTATCGTCGGCGTTGCCGGCGGCCGGCGTCGAAGTACTGTGTCCGGCGAAAGTCGAATCGCTCATGCAGGATGAGCGCGGCGTCCGACTCGGACTGGATTCAGGGCGCGTGCTCGAAGCGCGCATCGCCATCGCCGCCGACGGTGGCGATTCCGCGGTGCGCGCGCTGGCCGGCATCGAAGTGGATGCGCACGACCATGCGCAACGCGGCGTGGTCGCCTATGTCGAAACTGCATTGCCGCACGAAGCCACGGCCTGGCAGCGCTTCCTGCCCGGCGGCCCGCTGGCGTTCCTTCCCTGCGGCGATGGCCTCAGTTCCATCGTGTGGAGCCTGCCCAACGACGAAGCCGCGCGCGTGCTGGCGCTGGACGATGCGGCGTTCGGCGAAGAACTGGCGCAAGCATTCGAAGCGCGCCTCGGCGCGGTGCGGGTCGCATCGAAGCGCGCGGCGTTCCCGTTGCGCCGGCAACTCGCGGATTCCCTGTGCGAAGGCCGCGTGCTGCTGGCCGGCGATGCCGCCCACGTGGTGCATCCGCTGGCGGGGCAGGGCGTGAACCTCGGCCTGCGCGATGTCGCCGCGCTGCGCGATTCGATCGCGGCCGCGCAATCGCGGCGGTTGGCGTGGGATTCGCCGCATCGCCTGCGACGTTGGGCACGACAACGACGCAGCGAGAATGCGCTCGCGGCGCACGCGTTCGATGCGATCAATCGCGTCTACAGCAACGACGCCTTGTGGCCGACCCTGCTGCGTGGCCATGCGCTGGGCATCGCCGGGAAGTTGCCGCCGGTGGCATCGGCGCTTTGGCGCCACGCGTCCGGACTCTGAGCCGCGAACAGGAACGCCCCGCGCGCGCGGGGCGTTCCGATGCATCGCGTGACGGGATCAGTTGCTGTTGGCGGGAACCGTCAGGGTCACGCTCTGGCCGCTCGGCACCGAATGGATCACCACGGTGCGCGTATTGGTGGCGGCGACTACCGGCTGGGGCGGCGGCGGGGTCATCGCGGCCTGCGCGGCGCTCGCCGCATCCTGCGCGGATGCCGCGGCGGCCTGCGCATCGCTTGCCGCCGAAGCGGCGGTGGCGGCGCCCATGCTGGCCTGCGCGGAGGCATCGCCCTTGTTCACTCCGTAGTTCGCGACGGCATTCGCGGCCTGGGCCTGCTCCGCGCCCGCCTGCGCATCCGTCGAGGCCTGTTGTGCCATGACGGCAGCGGCTTGCGCAGCCGAAGCCTGGTTCGCGGCGGTTGCCGCGGCATCGGCGGTCGGCGCCGGCGCCATGCTCGCCTTCACCGCTGCGTTCGCGGCGATCGATGCGTCCTGTGCCGACTGGTCGGCTTGCGTCGCGTCGTTGGTCGCGGCCTTGGACTGGGCGTCGGTCTGGGTCTCGACCTGCGCGTTGGTGCTTTGCGCGAACGCCGGCGCGCACGCCATTGCGGCAAGCAGGGCGATCGGGAGCAGGCGCTGCGTATTGCGGATGTGCGTCTTCATCGTGAGGCCTCCGTGGGCTGGGTGACCGCACGCTACGACCGCGGCGATCAAGGCCGGGTTAAATCGGCGCAACCGCAACTGAACGCGAATTGGTTTGTCGAAAGCCGGCGTTCAGTAACGCGCGCCGCCGCTCTCGCCGTAGGCGCGCAGCACCGCGCGGGCCGCGTCGCGCTCGATGTCGCGCACGACCTCGATGCCGCGTGCGTTCAGTTCGCCGATCCAGTCCGCCGGCAACGGGCCTTCGTCGAACTCGGTGAGTTCCATCACGTCTTCCGCGCGCGCGCCGATCAGCAGTCGGTCGATGCCGGCCCAGACCGTCGCGCCATAGCACTGGCAGCAGGGCTGCGACGAGGTCGCGAGCGTGATCGGGCCAATCGGTGAATCGTCGTCCGCATCGCGGTTCAGGCGCAGCCGTTGCGTGCGTCCCTGCGCAAGCATGTAGGCCATCATTTCCGCGTGCGCGACCGAGCAGGCGTGCGGCACCACGCGATTCACGCCGACGGCGATGATGCGGCCGTCCGGGCCGAACACCGCGGAACCGAATGGGCCGCCGGTGTCATGCTCGATGTTGCGCTTCGACAACGCGATGGCAAGCGCGACCTTGTCCGCGTCGGACGGATAGGTGCGCATGGCGTCCACGGCCTCGTGCACCCAGGCCGGAAGCGTGAGGTGGACTTGCGCGTACAGCATCAGGCTTTCGCGTTCCAGGTATCGCGCAGGGTCACGCTGCGGTTGAACACCGGCGCATCCGGCTTGTGGTCGTAGCGGTCGGCGACGAAATAGCCGACGCGTTCGAACTGGAAGCCCTGCTCCGGCACGGCGTTCGCGGCCGCGGGTTCGACGTAACCGGTCACGACTTTGCGCGAATCCGGATTCAGGTAATCGACGTAGGTTTTCCCGCCCTCGTCGTTGTCGGGATCAGGCACGGTGAACAGGCGGTCGTACAGTCGGATTTCCGCCGGCACGCCATGCTTCGCGCTGACCCAGTGGATGGTGCCCTTGACCTTGCGGTTGGCGCCTTCCATGCCGGGGCGAGATTCCGGATCCAGCGTGCACCGAAGCTCGATCACCTTGCCGGATTCGTCCTTCACCACCTCGTCGCAACGCACGATGCCGGCGCCGCGCAGGCGCACGTCGCCACCGACGGTCAGGCGCTTGAAGCCGGGCGGCGGCACTTCCTCGAAGTCCTCGCGCTCGATCCACAGTTCGCGCGAGAACGGGATGCGGCGTTCGCCCTGTGTCGCGTCCTTCGGATGGTTGGAGAACGCCAGAGTTTCCTCGTGGCCTGGGTCGAGATTGGTCAGCACCATCTTCAGCGGATCGATCACCGCCATGCGCCGCGGTGCGTGCGCATCGAGGTCGTCGCGCAATGCGCCTTCCAGGATCGAAATATCGAGCAGCGAGTTCTGCTTGCTGATGCCGACGCGATCCACCATCAGGCGCAACGCGCTCGGCGTGTAGCCGCGGCGGCGGATGCCCTGCAACGTCGGCATGCGCGGATCGTCCCAGCCGTCGACGCGGCCGGACTCGACCAGCTGCAGCAGCTTGCGCTTGCTCATCACCAGCCAGTTGAAATTCAAGCGCGAGAATTCGATCTGGCGCGGCTTGGCGGCCTCGAACGGCAGGCCGGCATCGGTCAGCGGCTTCACCAGTTCCGGCGAATGCGCCAGGTCCACCTTGTCCACGCACCAGTCGTACAGCGGGCGGTGGTCCTCGAATTCCAGCGTGCATAGCGAATGGGTGATGCCCTCGACCGCGTCGCTGAGCGAATGCGCGAAGTCGTACATCGGGTAGATCGGCCACTTGTCGCCGGTGTTCTGGTGCTCGACGTGCTTGATCCGGTACAGCGCCGGGTCGCGCAGGTTGATGTTGCCGCTGGCCATGTCGATCCTGGCGCGCAAGGTGCGCGCGCCGTCCGGAAACTCGCCCGCGCGCATGCGCCGGAACAGGTCGAGGTTCTCTTCGACCGAACGATCGCGGAACGGCGAATTGCGGCCCGGCTCGGTCAGGGTGCCGCGGTAGGCGCGCACCTGTTCCGCATCGAGGTCGTCGACGTAGGCATCGCCCTGGCGGATCAGCTTTTCCGCGGCGAGGTAGAGCACGTCGAAATAATCCGACGCATGCCGCAGCGAATGCCAGTCGTAGCCCAGCCAATCCACGTCGTCCTGGATGGCGCGCACGTACTCCGGGTCTTCCTTCGCGGGATTGGTGTCGTCCAGGCGCAGGTTGCAGTCGCCGCCGAACTCGGACGCGATGCCGAAGTCCAGGCAGATCGCCTTGGCATGGCCGATGTGCAGGTAACCGTTCGGTTCCGGCGGGAAGCGCGTGCGGATCGCCGCGTGCTTGCCGCTGGCGAGGTCCTCGCGAACGATGTTGCGGATGAAGTCTGTCTTCTCCGGCGTGGCGTCGATGGTCGGGTCGTGCGGGGCGGACATGCGCGGGACATTCGTGGGAAGACGCGCAGTTTAGCGTCTGCGCGCCCGCGGTTATCCTTCCCGCATGGGCATGGCGACGCCGGTCGACGAACTTCCCGGCGGCGCCGAGGCGCAGCGCCGGACCGCGCTGGTGCGCATGCTGCTCGGCGCCTGCCTGATCGGCAGCAACGGCCTGATGGTGCGGATCAGCGGCTTGCCGCCGACGGTGTCCGCGTTCTGGCGCATGGCCCTGGCGGGCGTGCTGTTCGCGGCGATGGTGACGTTCTACCGCGGCTGGAAGCCGATTCCTGCGCGGGCCTGGGCATGGCTGGCGCTGCCGGCCTGCGCCTTCGCCGCCGACCTGTGGCTCTGGCACCGCAGCATCCTGATCGTCGGTCCCGGGCTGGCGACATTGCTCGGCAACGCGCAGGTGTTCTTCATGGCGCTGGCCGGCGCGCTGCTGTTCGGCGAACGCATCGGTGCGGCCTTCGTCGCCGGGCTGGGGCTGACCGCGTTCGGCCTGTGGCTGCTGCTCGGCGGCGACTGGGCTTCGCTGCCGGCCGAATACCGTTGGGGCGTGTGGCTGGGGCTGGGCACCGGCGTCTGCTACGCGGTCTACAACCTCACGCTCAAGCGCAGCCAGTCCGAAGCCGATTGCGACGCGCCCGGCGCGGCCTCGACCGAACAGGTGCTGTGCATCGCCGCGTTCGGCACCGCGCTGCTGCTCGGCATCGTCGTGCGCGCCGAAGGCCATTCCTTCGCCATCCCGGACCTGCGCACGCTCGCCATCCTGCTGGCGTTGGCCGGCATTGGCCATTGCCTCGCGTGGAGCCTGATCTCGCGGGCGATGGCCAGGTTGCCGGTCACGCTGGTCGGCCTGTTGCTGCTGTTGCAGCCGCTGGTCGCGTTCCTGCTGGACGTGCTGGTGCTGCACCACGATGCCAGTGGGCGGGAATGGCTGGGATTGGGCGTCGCGCTGGCCGGGATTTTCGTCGCGGGAATGAAAAAGCGACCGATTTCCGAGCCGATCGCCTGATTGGAGCGGCTTGATCGGCGAGCGGACCGCCCGCACATCGGCTGCATCACACGCGAGGAGAACGACATGCTCGGCATCGGCGCCCACAAGCAACGCATGGTCGACCCGGCGAAGGCCTTGCCGGGCCGCGATACGCCGATGCCGGTGCGTAACGCGCACCACGTGCACGGCCGGCCGATCCAGGGCGATTTCGACGGACTCGAAACCGTGCAGTTCGGCATGGGCTGTTTCTGGGGCGCGGAACGCAAGTTCTGGTCGCTGCCGGGCGTGGTCACCACCGCGGTCGGTTACGCCGGCGGCTACACGCCGAACCCGACCTATCGCGAGGTGTGCTCCGGCGAAACCGGGCACGCCGAAATCGTGCTGGTCGCCTGGGATCCGGCGCAGGTGTCGTTCGACACGTTGCTCAAGACATTCTGGGAAAGCCACGATCCCACCCAGGGCATGCGCCAGGGCAACGATGCCGGCACGCAATACCGTTCGGCGATTTTCTGCTCGACGCAGGCGCAGTACGACGCGGCCATCGCCAGCCGCGAGGCGTTCCAGCGCAAACTGCACGAAGCGGGCTACGGCGACATCACGACCGAGATCGCGTTTCCCGCACCGGCGTTTTACTACGCCGAGGACGAGCACCAGCAATACCTGGCCAAGAACCCGATGGGTTATTGCGGCTTGGGCGGCACCGGCGTGAGTTGCCCGGTCGGCGTCGCGGCCGCGGGCTGAGCCGGCATTTCGCCGGCGAAATACTGGCACCAGTACTGGATTTCGCTGCTCTTGCTCGGTTCGTACACCGAGTGGAAACCGGTGAAACCGTAAGTCTCGCTGCGCGTATCGAAGGGCGGGTACCACGTGGCCTGGTGGATCGGCACCGGCGTACCGGTGGAGACGCCGTAGACATAGGCCTTGATCGATTCGCCTGTCACCGGCAACTTCGCGTACACCAGCTTGAATTCGAAATAGCGCCCGATCTTCACGTTTTCGCCGCGATACGGATCGCTGGTCGGCGTCGCGTCGACGGTGAAGTTCTCGCCGCCGTAGATGACGTGGCAGCGCACGCCCGTGGCCATTGCGTCGGTGCAGGCCAGCGCCAGCAATGCGAACGCGGTGATGCGTTTCATGGCGCGCCCTCGCATGTGCGGATGTCCTTGTCGCCGGCGCGACCGCAGGGGCTCGGCTTGTCGAACGCGGGATGCGGAACGCCGTCGCCGTCGAGTTTCGCCACGTAGGTGCGCCATGTGCGCACGCCGTCGCGGCCGATGCGCGCCGACAGCACCCAGCCGGTCGTGGTCGCCTCGGTGTCGAAGCTGTTGAACAGGAAATTGCCGAGGCTGTAGATGATCGGCTTGCCCTTGTACATTTCCGCGCCCTGGGTCACGTGCGGATGGCCGCCGACCACCATGTCGGCGCCGGCATCGATCATCCGCCGCGCGAATTCGCGCAGGCGCGGGCTGGGGTTCGGTTCTTCCTCCCAGCCCCAGTGCATGTACGGGATCACGATGTCCGCGTGGTAAACCCTGCGCGCGGCGGCGATGTCCTCGATCACCTGGTCGTCCTCGCCGCTCCAGGCCACGCCGGGCAGGTGCGCGCCGGCCTCGAACGAGCGCGGCTTGAACTCGACGTAACCGAGCAGGGCGATGCGAATGCCGTTGCGTTCGAGGATCACCGGCTTGTGCGCTTCGGCCAAGTCGTCGCCGCCGCCGAAGAAAGGCAGGCCGGCCTTGCGCATCAGCCCGAGTTCCTCGGCGAAGGCGGCCTTGCCGAAATCGCCGGAATGGTTGTTCGCCACCGACATCGCGTCGAAATGCTTCTTCAGCACCGGCAACACGTCCGGGTCGGCGCGGAAGGTGAAGGGCTTGATCTCGGCCGTGCCACCGGTGGCGACCACGCATTCGAGGTTGCCGATGCGCAGGTCGTGCTTTTGCAGCAGCGCGTTGAACGGTTCGAACGGATCGACGCCTTTCGCGATGAGTTGTCCGGGGATCTCGGCCACCATCACGTCGCCGACGAAGACGATGTCGACTTCGCCGTGCGCCGCGGAAACCGGCATCGCGGGGAGCGCCAGGGCCAGCGCGCACGGCAGCAGGAAGCGTTTCAAGGCCGGCATCATGGCGCGAACCCACCTGCGGCGCGCACCGCCGTCACTCGCGGGAAATGGAGCAGACGTAAACCACTTCGCAGGCACCGCTGCCGGTGTCTTCGCGGGTCAGCGAGCTGCGCCAGTGCCAGCCATCGCTCGCATCGACCTGCACCAGCCAGCCATCGATGCGCACGCGCTGGCCCGGGCGGACCGCATGCAGCGCCGCGGCAACGGTCGGGTCGGCAGGAATCATGTGCATGTTCGCGCTTGATCGGATGATCTCCCGGGGTGGAATCGGCGGATCGCCGCGCCAGCGATAGCGGTACCAGCGCGAGGATTGCCTGATGTCGAGACGATCGAGCACGGCATCATCCCCCATGCGGCCCCAGCCGAGGGCGAGGTCGGTTGGCGAGAACTCGGCTTCGCGGCCGAAGCCGTAGTCCTTGCGCGACAGGACGCGCGCTTCCACGCTGAAGCCGGCCAGCGGTTGCAGGCTCGCATCCTCGAGCCGGAACGGCGCGAGCGAGGCGGGCACGTCGCTCTGCAGCGGTGGCGCGCCGCGTGCGACCAGCGGCGGCAACGGGCAACCGGCGTACGCCGTTCCGTCGA
This genomic window contains:
- a CDS encoding glutamine--tRNA ligase/YqeY domain fusion protein; this encodes MSAPHDPTIDATPEKTDFIRNIVREDLASGKHAAIRTRFPPEPNGYLHIGHAKAICLDFGIASEFGGDCNLRLDDTNPAKEDPEYVRAIQDDVDWLGYDWHSLRHASDYFDVLYLAAEKLIRQGDAYVDDLDAEQVRAYRGTLTEPGRNSPFRDRSVEENLDLFRRMRAGEFPDGARTLRARIDMASGNINLRDPALYRIKHVEHQNTGDKWPIYPMYDFAHSLSDAVEGITHSLCTLEFEDHRPLYDWCVDKVDLAHSPELVKPLTDAGLPFEAAKPRQIEFSRLNFNWLVMSKRKLLQLVESGRVDGWDDPRMPTLQGIRRRGYTPSALRLMVDRVGISKQNSLLDISILEGALRDDLDAHAPRRMAVIDPLKMVLTNLDPGHEETLAFSNHPKDATQGERRIPFSRELWIEREDFEEVPPPGFKRLTVGGDVRLRGAGIVRCDEVVKDESGKVIELRCTLDPESRPGMEGANRKVKGTIHWVSAKHGVPAEIRLYDRLFTVPDPDNDEGGKTYVDYLNPDSRKVVTGYVEPAAANAVPEQGFQFERVGYFVADRYDHKPDAPVFNRSVTLRDTWNAKA
- a CDS encoding nucleoside deaminase translates to MLYAQVHLTLPAWVHEAVDAMRTYPSDADKVALAIALSKRNIEHDTGGPFGSAVFGPDGRIIAVGVNRVVPHACSVAHAEMMAYMLAQGRTQRLRLNRDADDDSPIGPITLATSSQPCCQCYGATVWAGIDRLLIGARAEDVMELTEFDEGPLPADWIGELNARGIEVVRDIERDAARAVLRAYGESGGARY
- a CDS encoding CapA family protein; this translates as MKRFLLPCALALALPAMPVSAAHGEVDIVFVGDVMVAEIPGQLIAKGVDPFEPFNALLQKHDLRIGNLECVVATGGTAEIKPFTFRADPDVLPVLKKHFDAMSVANNHSGDFGKAAFAEELGLMRKAGLPFFGGGDDLAEAHKPVILERNGIRIALLGYVEFKPRSFEAGAHLPGVAWSGEDDQVIEDIAAARRVYHADIVIPYMHWGWEEEPNPSPRLREFARRMIDAGADMVVGGHPHVTQGAEMYKGKPIIYSLGNFLFNSFDTEATTTGWVLSARIGRDGVRTWRTYVAKLDGDGVPHPAFDKPSPCGRAGDKDIRTCEGAP
- the ubiH gene encoding 2-octaprenyl-6-methoxyphenyl hydroxylase encodes the protein MPPHDLANSGHHDVVIVGGGLVGASLALALERSGLDVVMVEATPAARLPEVFDQRNLSLAEASVNALDALGVLPALRAPSGEIRRIHVSRNGDFGRVLLRAGDYGREAFGRVVVARDLGDALETRLQALPNLQRYRPARFLGLGESDPGWRRIRISDESGERMLSTRLLVAADGADSAVRNALGIGAQRHDYGQRLFVARLRSERAPDGTAYERFGEHGPTALLPRGDRHYGLVHAVAEDEAGEVAALDDAAFLARVQRAFGWRAGRFLEVGPRSAYPAQRIVADALHAPRVVLVGNAAQSLHPVGAQGFNLGLRDALTLAEMLEAEGIEAAGDGLLERYAARRREDRERTLAFSDGLARFTSNEDLSALRAFGWFAVDRSPSLQARLVGGAMGYRGDVPELCRGRA
- a CDS encoding DMT family transporter, with amino-acid sequence MGMATPVDELPGGAEAQRRTALVRMLLGACLIGSNGLMVRISGLPPTVSAFWRMALAGVLFAAMVTFYRGWKPIPARAWAWLALPACAFAADLWLWHRSILIVGPGLATLLGNAQVFFMALAGALLFGERIGAAFVAGLGLTAFGLWLLLGGDWASLPAEYRWGVWLGLGTGVCYAVYNLTLKRSQSEADCDAPGAASTEQVLCIAAFGTALLLGIVVRAEGHSFAIPDLRTLAILLALAGIGHCLAWSLISRAMARLPVTLVGLLLLLQPLVAFLLDVLVLHHDASGREWLGLGVALAGIFVAGMKKRPISEPIA
- a CDS encoding UbiH/UbiF family hydroxylase, with product MKRGMRDAVVVGGGVVGAACALALAKLGLDVALVEAREPSRWDASQRDLRVYAFAPDNAALLDALGIWKSIRESRIEPYRRMRVWDAAGGGELDIDADALGRRELGWIVEYGLLVDTLSSALPAAGVEVLCPAKVESLMQDERGVRLGLDSGRVLEARIAIAADGGDSAVRALAGIEVDAHDHAQRGVVAYVETALPHEATAWQRFLPGGPLAFLPCGDGLSSIVWSLPNDEAARVLALDDAAFGEELAQAFEARLGAVRVASKRAAFPLRRQLADSLCEGRVLLAGDAAHVVHPLAGQGVNLGLRDVAALRDSIAAAQSRRLAWDSPHRLRRWARQRRSENALAAHAFDAINRVYSNDALWPTLLRGHALGIAGKLPPVASALWRHASGL
- the msrA gene encoding peptide-methionine (S)-S-oxide reductase MsrA, with protein sequence MLGIGAHKQRMVDPAKALPGRDTPMPVRNAHHVHGRPIQGDFDGLETVQFGMGCFWGAERKFWSLPGVVTTAVGYAGGYTPNPTYREVCSGETGHAEIVLVAWDPAQVSFDTLLKTFWESHDPTQGMRQGNDAGTQYRSAIFCSTQAQYDAAIASREAFQRKLHEAGYGDITTEIAFPAPAFYYAEDEHQQYLAKNPMGYCGLGGTGVSCPVGVAAAG